A DNA window from Pseudarthrobacter sp. W1I19 contains the following coding sequences:
- a CDS encoding LysR family transcriptional regulator — protein sequence MVNPVHLKTLLEVTRLGSFAAAASTLGYTASAVSQQMSALERDTGVVLFQRSARSVVPTEAAVVMTRHAAKVLTDIEALMAAASKTQDSAHQELRLGIFPSLATFVLPRILKNPTWKNLGIDLKVSVAEPGQTIQGLRTGGDLDLAVVFQVGQTGFAWPNTINRQWIGDDDFRVVLPAGWGFRADAKVAADHLSEMPWIMHHPGTADAMVIERLFAGCNLHPRVVAHSDDFHASLEMAAAGLGAALVPELALRNKPAGVVVLDVPEIRLARNVFALLINDRKTARVQLFVDLLAETFAGMPKAVN from the coding sequence GTGGTAAATCCGGTACACCTGAAGACCCTCCTGGAGGTCACGCGGCTGGGCTCGTTCGCGGCCGCCGCGTCAACGCTTGGCTACACCGCCTCCGCGGTTTCACAGCAGATGTCCGCGCTGGAACGGGACACCGGCGTGGTCCTTTTCCAGCGCTCGGCACGCAGCGTGGTGCCCACGGAAGCCGCCGTCGTGATGACCCGGCACGCCGCCAAGGTGCTCACGGACATCGAGGCCCTGATGGCCGCCGCCTCCAAAACCCAGGATTCGGCGCACCAGGAACTGCGCCTCGGAATCTTTCCCAGCCTGGCTACCTTTGTCCTGCCACGGATCCTGAAGAATCCAACGTGGAAGAACCTGGGCATCGACCTCAAGGTCTCCGTCGCTGAGCCCGGCCAGACCATCCAGGGGCTGCGCACCGGCGGCGACCTGGACCTGGCAGTGGTTTTCCAGGTGGGCCAGACCGGCTTCGCCTGGCCCAACACCATTAACAGGCAATGGATCGGCGACGATGACTTCCGGGTGGTGCTGCCCGCCGGTTGGGGCTTCCGCGCCGATGCGAAAGTGGCGGCGGACCACCTGTCCGAGATGCCCTGGATCATGCACCACCCCGGCACAGCCGACGCCATGGTGATCGAACGGCTCTTCGCCGGCTGCAACCTGCACCCCAGGGTGGTGGCCCACAGTGATGACTTCCACGCCAGCCTGGAGATGGCCGCCGCCGGACTGGGAGCGGCCTTGGTCCCCGAGCTCGCGCTGCGGAACAAACCTGCCGGCGTAGTGGTGCTGGACGTCCCGGAGATCCGGCTTGCCCGCAACGTTTTCGCGCTGCTTATCAACGACAGGAAAACCGCCAGGGTACAGCTGTTTGTCGACTTACTGGCCGAGACCTTCGCCGGGATGCCCAAGGCGGTGAATTAG
- a CDS encoding DUF2004 domain-containing protein: MNKVASQHFGEIELNHGSDHNIAAKHELRGHPLEIDLNITAHDHFDEAALRKVDYRLRFLPELVDEVRDMIAEELDQEGTSPQEYLHFHCNALKDEHLHKVFGVQHRSQLTKEVFLKALKLGHVGIYPGQPERYFVMDFTLGEHFTDEVLVASADEDGVVDDEIVWES; the protein is encoded by the coding sequence ATGAACAAGGTAGCGAGCCAGCACTTTGGCGAGATCGAGCTCAATCACGGCAGCGATCACAACATCGCTGCCAAACATGAGCTGCGGGGCCATCCGCTGGAGATCGACCTGAACATCACCGCGCACGACCACTTCGACGAGGCGGCGCTGCGCAAGGTGGATTACCGCCTGCGTTTCCTGCCCGAACTGGTGGACGAGGTACGGGACATGATCGCGGAGGAGCTGGACCAGGAAGGCACCAGCCCGCAGGAATATCTTCACTTCCACTGCAATGCGCTCAAGGACGAGCACCTGCACAAGGTTTTTGGTGTTCAGCACCGGAGCCAACTCACCAAGGAAGTGTTCCTCAAAGCACTGAAGCTCGGCCACGTCGGAATCTACCCGGGCCAGCCTGAACGCTACTTCGTGATGGACTTCACCCTGGGCGAGCACTTCACCGATGAAGTGCTGGTGGCCTCGGCCGACGAGGACGGCGTAGTGGACGACGAGATCGTCTGGGAGTCCTGA
- the metE gene encoding 5-methyltetrahydropteroyltriglutamate--homocysteine S-methyltransferase — protein sequence MPENNTPFPSASLLGYPRIGRRRELKKAVEAYWAGKIDAAALDAAAKDIQLAIAKRLQELGLTEAAAVPGTFSYYDQVLDTTAHLGAVPARFGNLLNAEGQLDIDGYFSLARGNKEQQPLEMTKWFDTNYHYLVPEIGPETKFTLASTAKVDEFAFALANGIETRPYIVGPVTYLLLSKASDDAPAGFAPLSRLEDILPVYVQLLEKLAAAGAGWVQLDEPALVVDQDTPAAEIEAAVGRAYEVLTAAANRPQILVSSPYGSLDGQLDTLAATNIDALHIDVFKGAVPSASTLAGLGNKTLVAGVVDGHNIWRNDLAASAAKLDALKEAAGKLAVSTSTSTQHVPHDVAEETQLSEQLRSWLAFSDQKAVEVKTLAAYLADPASAKAAIDEATAVIASRATAEGVRRSDVRARTEALTAADFARSEYAVREAAQEEALHLPPLPTTTIGSFPQTSEIRSARARNNKGDLTDEQYEKLMKDEIKRVVDLQEELGYDVLVHGEPERNDMVQYFAENLEGFDVTVHGWVQSYGSRCTRPSILWGDVTRSAPITVKWAEYAQSLTSKPMKGMLTGPVTILAWSFVRDDQPLGETANQVGLALRDEIADLEAAGIKVIQVDEPALRELLPLRKADHADYLKWSVDSFRLATAGAADATQIHTHLCYSEFGVIIDAIDGLDADVTSIEAARSRMEVVHDLESHGFGRGVGPGVYDIHSPRVPGTEEVTELLSTAVKHVPSRQLWVNPDCGLKTRGYVETEESLRNLVEATRTVRAGLLEAAK from the coding sequence ATGCCTGAAAACAACACGCCTTTCCCTTCCGCCTCACTCCTCGGCTACCCCCGCATCGGCCGCCGCCGCGAGCTCAAGAAGGCCGTCGAGGCCTACTGGGCCGGAAAAATCGACGCCGCTGCCCTGGACGCCGCAGCCAAGGACATCCAGCTGGCCATCGCCAAGCGCCTGCAGGAGCTCGGCCTGACCGAAGCCGCCGCCGTCCCCGGAACCTTCTCCTACTACGACCAGGTCCTGGACACCACCGCGCACCTCGGCGCCGTGCCGGCCCGCTTCGGCAACCTCCTCAACGCTGAGGGACAGCTGGACATCGACGGCTACTTCTCCCTGGCCCGCGGCAACAAGGAACAGCAGCCGCTGGAAATGACCAAGTGGTTCGACACCAACTACCACTACCTGGTGCCGGAAATCGGCCCGGAGACCAAGTTCACCCTCGCCTCCACCGCCAAGGTCGACGAGTTCGCTTTCGCCCTGGCCAACGGCATCGAAACCCGCCCCTACATCGTTGGCCCGGTCACCTACCTGCTGCTCTCCAAGGCCTCCGACGATGCCCCCGCCGGCTTCGCCCCGCTGTCCCGCCTCGAGGACATCCTGCCCGTCTACGTCCAGCTGCTCGAGAAGCTCGCAGCAGCCGGCGCCGGCTGGGTCCAGCTTGACGAGCCCGCCCTGGTGGTTGACCAGGACACCCCGGCCGCCGAAATCGAAGCCGCCGTGGGCCGCGCCTACGAGGTCCTCACCGCTGCGGCCAACCGCCCCCAGATCCTCGTGTCCTCCCCCTACGGCTCCCTCGACGGCCAGCTGGACACGCTCGCCGCCACCAACATCGACGCACTGCACATCGACGTCTTCAAGGGCGCAGTCCCCTCCGCCTCCACCCTGGCGGGCCTGGGCAACAAAACCCTGGTTGCCGGCGTCGTGGACGGCCACAACATCTGGCGCAACGACCTCGCCGCATCCGCCGCGAAGCTGGACGCACTGAAGGAAGCCGCCGGTAAGCTGGCCGTCTCCACCTCCACCTCCACCCAGCACGTCCCGCACGACGTTGCCGAGGAAACACAACTGTCCGAGCAGCTCCGCAGCTGGCTCGCCTTCTCCGACCAGAAAGCCGTTGAGGTGAAGACCCTCGCTGCTTACCTGGCCGATCCCGCATCCGCCAAGGCAGCCATCGACGAGGCAACCGCAGTGATCGCCTCCCGCGCCACCGCCGAAGGCGTCCGCCGTTCAGACGTCCGGGCACGCACCGAGGCCCTGACCGCCGCGGACTTCGCCCGCTCCGAGTACGCGGTCCGCGAAGCCGCCCAGGAAGAGGCGCTGCACCTTCCGCCGCTGCCCACCACCACCATCGGTTCCTTCCCGCAGACCTCGGAGATCCGTTCGGCCCGCGCCCGCAACAACAAGGGCGATCTTACTGACGAGCAGTACGAGAAGCTCATGAAGGACGAGATCAAGCGCGTTGTGGACCTGCAGGAAGAGCTGGGCTACGACGTCCTGGTGCATGGCGAGCCCGAGCGCAACGACATGGTGCAGTACTTCGCCGAGAACCTCGAAGGCTTCGACGTCACCGTCCACGGCTGGGTCCAGTCCTACGGTTCGCGCTGCACCCGTCCGTCCATCCTGTGGGGCGACGTGACCCGCAGCGCCCCCATCACGGTGAAGTGGGCCGAGTACGCGCAGTCCCTGACCAGCAAGCCGATGAAGGGCATGCTCACCGGTCCGGTCACCATCCTGGCCTGGTCCTTCGTCCGCGACGACCAGCCGCTGGGCGAGACCGCCAACCAGGTCGGGCTGGCCCTGCGCGACGAGATCGCGGACCTCGAAGCCGCCGGCATCAAGGTCATCCAAGTGGACGAGCCCGCCCTGCGCGAACTCCTCCCGCTGCGCAAGGCAGACCACGCCGACTACCTGAAGTGGTCCGTGGACTCCTTCCGCCTGGCCACCGCCGGTGCGGCCGATGCCACCCAGATCCACACCCACCTCTGCTACTCGGAGTTCGGCGTGATCATCGACGCGATCGACGGCTTGGACGCGGACGTCACGTCAATCGAGGCGGCCCGGTCCCGCATGGAGGTTGTGCACGACCTCGAGTCCCACGGCTTCGGCCGCGGCGTTGGTCCGGGTGTCTATGACATCCACTCGCCGCGCGTTCCGGGCACCGAGGAAGTGACTGAGTTGCTCAGCACCGCCGTGAAGCACGTTCCGTCCCGCCAGCTCTGGGTCAATCCGGACTGCGGCCTGAAGACCCGCGGCTACGTTGAGACCGAGGAGTCCCTTCGGAACCTGGTCGAGGCGACCAGGACGGTCCGCGCCGGGCTGCTGGAAGCGGCGAAGTAA